One Aliidiomarina minuta genomic region harbors:
- the glpE gene encoding thiosulfate sulfurtransferase GlpE, with protein MTDFERISIANARQLIAAQDATIADIRDPQSFALGHMPGAFHLTDANLHQFVLEKDTKKPLIVVCYHGISSQGAARYLIEQGFSEVYSLDGGFTAWQQHQPDQVARG; from the coding sequence ATGACTGACTTCGAGCGTATCTCTATTGCTAACGCGCGGCAGCTTATCGCCGCGCAGGATGCAACCATAGCCGATATTCGCGACCCGCAGTCTTTTGCTCTAGGACACATGCCTGGCGCTTTTCATCTGACGGACGCCAATTTGCACCAGTTTGTATTAGAAAAAGATACCAAAAAACCGCTTATTGTCGTTTGTTATCATGGCATCAGCAGCCAGGGCGCTGCCCGCTACCTGATTGAACAGGGGTTTTCTGAGGTTTACAGTCTGGACGGTGGTTTTACAGCCTGGCAGCAACATCAACCTGATCAGGTT